A window of Macadamia integrifolia cultivar HAES 741 unplaced genomic scaffold, SCU_Mint_v3 scaffold155, whole genome shotgun sequence contains these coding sequences:
- the LOC122064199 gene encoding homeobox protein 6-like, with protein sequence MAEEFQESDVFWPEQSQSHRREDRLYHSVFQDENVNPAKMIITNNNNNNSAATQQKKKNNNNKQKNTSHSLPVTIPCNMNQRSNNFNSSFHYSDSIESDEELEEAEMVPPHLMVAGRCTGQMAYSVCTGNGRTLKGRDLSRVRNSILRMTGFLET encoded by the coding sequence ATGGCTGAAGAATTCCAAGAGTCCGACGTGTTTTGGCCGGAACAATCCCAATCCCACCGGAGAGAAGATCGGCTCTACCACAGCGTTTTCCAAGACGAAAACGTCAATCCAGCCAAGATGATCAttaccaacaacaacaacaacaactctgCTGCTActcaacagaagaagaagaacaacaacaacaaacagaaAAACACATCTCATTCACTTCCGGTAACCATCCCCTGCAACATGAACCAAAGGAGTAATAATTTCAATTCTTCATTTCATTACTCGGATTCTATTGAAAGTGATGAAGAACTCGAAGAAGCTGAGATGGTTCCTCCTCATTTGATGGTCGCCGGGAGATGTACAGGTCAGATGGCTTACTCTGTTTGTACAGGAAATGGGAGAACTCTCAAAGGTCGTGATTTGAGCAGAGTCAGAAACTCCATTCTCAGAATGACTGGTTTTCTCGAGACATAA
- the LOC122064202 gene encoding uncharacterized protein LOC122064202, with protein MAEEFQESDVFWPEKSRRREDRLYHSVFQDENINPTDMDINNNNYAAAQQKTKKKNSKQRNTSHSLPVTIPCNLNNSSLHYSESNESDDDELEEAEMVPPHLMVAGRCTGQGQMAYSVCTGNGRTLKGRDLSRVRNSILRMTGFIET; from the coding sequence ATGGCTGAAGAATTCCAAGAATCCGACGTGTTTTGGCCGGAGAAATCTCGACGGAGAGAAGATCGGCTCTACCATAGCGTTTTCCAAGACGAAAACATCAATCCAACCGATATggacatcaacaacaacaactatgCTGCTGCTCAacagaagacgaagaagaagaacagcaaACAGAGAAACACATCGCATTCCCTTCCAGTTACTATCCCCTGCAATCTGAACAATTCATCGTTGCATTACTCGGAATCTAATGAAAGTGACGATGACGAACTCGAAGAAGCAGAAATGGTTCCTCCTCATTTGATGGTCGCCGGGAGATGTACAGGGCAAGGGCAGATGGCTTACTCTGTTTGTACAGGAAATGGAAGAACTCTCAAAGGTCGTGATTTGAGCCGAGTCCGAAACTCCATTCTTAGAATGACTGGTTTTATCGAGacataa